ACGGCCCGCTCGCAGTCGCTCGCCGCCGACGCCTCCAGCGCGGCGAGCTTCATCGAACCCGCACTCCAGGGCTGTGACCGCGAGGAACTCGACGCGATGGCCGAGGAGGTTCCCGAGTTGGCGGCGTACGACCACTACTTCGACGACGTGCTCCGGATGAAACCCCACACCCGCTCGGCGGAGATCGAGGCGCTGCTGGCCGACCTCGGGGAGGTCACGGGCGCGGCGAGCGAGGTCTACGACATGCTCACGAACGCCGACATGGAGTTCCCCACGGTTGAAGACTCCGACGGTGACGCGGTCGAGATCTCGCTGAGCAACTTCACGACCCTCCAGAAGAACCCCGACCGCGAGTTCCGGCGGGAGGTCCACGAGCGGTTCTACGACGAGTGGGAGACGGTACGAAACTCGGTCGGGACGGCCCACCGCAACAGCGTGAAGGCGGACGTCAAGCTCGCGAACGCGCGTCACTACGACACCGCACGCGAGGCGGCGCTCGACGGCGCGAACATCCCGACCGAGGTCTACGACACCCTCGTGGACACCGTCCACGACAACCTCGACGTGCTCCACCGCCACGCGGACCTGAAACGCGAGAGCCTCGGGGTCGACGAGCTGCGGATGTGGGACCTCTACATGCCGATGGTCGACTCCGAGAGCCCGGAGGTCACCTACGAGGAGGCCAAGGACCACGTGGTCGAGGCGCTCGCACCGCTCGGCGAGGAGTACCAGGAACGCGTCGTGGAGGGCCTCGACTCGCGGTGGGTCGACGTCTACGAGAACAAGGGGAAGAGTTCGGGCGCGTACTCCGGCGGGACCTACGACTCACAGCCGTACATTCTGATGAACTACCAGGACGAGATCGGGTCGATGTACACCCTCGCCCACGAGCTCGGCCACTCGATGCACTCCGAGCTCGCGAGCGAGGCCCAGCCCTACGTCTACGGGAGCTACGAGATCTTCGTCGCCGAGGTCGCTTCCACGGTCAACGAGGCGCTCCTCACCCACCATCTCCTCGACACCGTCGAGGACGAACAGTTCAGACGACACGTCCTCAACGAGTACCTCGAACGGTTCCGGTCGACGCTGGCCCGCCAGACGATGTTCGCGGAGTTCGAGTTGAAGACCCACGAGCTCTCGGAGGCGGGCGAGGCGCTCACGCCCGACCGGCTGGATTCGATCTACGGCGAGTTGAAGGAAGAGTTCTACGAGCCCGCCGTCGTGGACGACCGGATCGCGCGCGAGTGGATGCGGATCCCCCACTTCTACCGGGCGTTCTACGTCTACCAGTACGCGACCGGGATCTCGGCGGCGGTCGCGCTCGCCGAGGGCATCCGCGAGGAGGGCGAGGACGCGGCGGAGCCCTACCGCGAGTTCCTCGCGTCGGGCTCGCACGGCTACCCGATCGAACTCCTCCGGGGGGCGGGCGTCGACATGACGACCGCCGACCCCATCGAGGCGGCCTTCAGCGCCTACGACGAGGCGCTCGACGAGTTCGCGGATCTGACGTAGTCGCCCCGACCAAAACCACTTTTAACGACCGGAGCCTACGGCGGACATCGAATGTCACACAGTCCCTCCCTTCCCGACCGGCCGCGGCTGAACCTCGACCCGGAGCTCACCGGCGAGGAACGAGTGGCAGCGCTGGCCGAACATTTGGAGGACGTGACGGCGGTCCACGACGAACTCGCCGCCCGCCTCGACGAGGCCCGCGAGAACCGCGAGGAGCTCGCCGAGGAGGCCGAGCAGCTCCAGGAGGAGAACGAGGCGCTCAAGACCTCCTCGCTCTACGTCGCCACGATCGAGGAGCTCACCGACGACGGCGCGATCGTCCGCCAGCACGGCAACAACCAGGAGGTGCTCACCGACGTCGCGCCCGCGCTCCGCGAGGATATCGACAACGGCGACCGGGTGGCCGTCAACGACTCCTTCAGCGTCCAGCGCACCCTCTCGGCCGAGACCGACGCCCGCGCACAGGCGATGGAGGTCGAGGAACGCCCGACGGTTACGTACGCCGACATCGGCGGGATCGACGACCAGGTCCGCGAGGTGCGTGAGGCCGTCGAGATGCCGCTGGTCGACCCCGAGCGCTTCGACATCGTCGGGATCGAACCGCCGACGGGCGTCCTGCTCCACGGCCCGCCCGGCACGGGCAAGACGATGCTCGCCAAGGCCGTCGCCAACGAGACCGACGCGACTTTCATCAAGATGGCCGGCTCCGAGCTGGTCAGGAAGTTCATCGGCGAGGGCGCACGCCTCGTCCGCGACCTCTTCGAGCTGGCGAGCGAGCACGAACCAGCGGTCATCTTCATCGACGAGATCGACGCCGTCGCCGCCAAGCGAACGGACTCGAAGACCTCCGGCGACGCCGAGGTCCAGCGCACGATGATGCAGCTCCTCAGCGAGATGGACGGCTTCGAGGAGCGCGGCGACGTCTCGATCATCGCCGCGACCAACCGCTACGACATGCTCGACCGCGCGATCCTCCGCCCCGGTCGGTTCGACCGCCTCATCGAGGTCCCGAAACCCGACATCGAGGGTCGCGAGCAGATCTTCGCGATCCACACCCGCGGCATGAACCTCGCCGACGACGTGGACTTCGAGGAGCTCGCCGAGATGGCCGAGGAGTTCAGCGGCGCGGAGATCGAGAGCCTCACGACCGAGGCCGGGATGTTCGCGATCCGCGACGAGCGCACCGAGGTCCGGATGGCCGACTTCGAGGAGGCCTTCGAGAAGGTCACCGAGGACGAATCGCCCGGCACGCCGATCGCGTTCAACTGAACCCGGTACCGCCGAGATCGCAACCCACATCGACCTCCTTCGCCGACCATCCCACATGCGTTCCATCAGAGTCGTCTCGGGCACCGGCACCGGCCCGACCGCACTCGCCGCCTACGACGCCGCGCTCGCCGACGCGGGCGTCCACAACTACAACCTGGTTCGAGTTTCGTCGGTGATCCCCGCCGAGAGTCGGATCGAAGTACTCGACACCGCGCCCGACCTCGGACCGGCGGGGAACCGCCTCACCGTCGTGGAGGCACGGGCGACGACCGAGATCGAGGGTGACGACCCGGGAACCCACGTCGGCGCGTCCGCGGGGCTGGGCTGGACGCGCGACGCGACGGGGCGCGGGCTGTTCTACGAAGCCTCGGGATCTAACCTCGAAGCGGTTCGCGAGCGCGTCACCGAGGGGCTGTCGGCGGGCCGGGACCTCCGGGAGTGGTCGTTCGTCGACGAGCGCGTGGTGACCGCCGACGTCGCGACGGACCTCGACCCGCATCGTTCGGACGCGTTCGCCACCGCGGTGGTAGTGGGGATCTACGGCGAGAGCGAGCCGATCCTGTAGTCGGGGGGTTTTTGAGGCCGTGACGAATAGGGAGGGCGTTCTTCTCATGACCGGCAACACGCCATATGCGGGACAACCGACCGACACCGACCCCGGACGGCGCGCGAACGCCGACGTGCCGGAGCTCTCGCCCGAGCAACGCCGGACGCTCCAGGCGGGTCTCGACACCGTGGTCGCCCGCACC
This is a stretch of genomic DNA from Halococcus salsus. It encodes these proteins:
- the pan2 gene encoding proteasome-activating nucleotidase Pan2 — encoded protein: MSHSPSLPDRPRLNLDPELTGEERVAALAEHLEDVTAVHDELAARLDEARENREELAEEAEQLQEENEALKTSSLYVATIEELTDDGAIVRQHGNNQEVLTDVAPALREDIDNGDRVAVNDSFSVQRTLSAETDARAQAMEVEERPTVTYADIGGIDDQVREVREAVEMPLVDPERFDIVGIEPPTGVLLHGPPGTGKTMLAKAVANETDATFIKMAGSELVRKFIGEGARLVRDLFELASEHEPAVIFIDEIDAVAAKRTDSKTSGDAEVQRTMMQLLSEMDGFEERGDVSIIAATNRYDMLDRAILRPGRFDRLIEVPKPDIEGREQIFAIHTRGMNLADDVDFEELAEMAEEFSGAEIESLTTEAGMFAIRDERTEVRMADFEEAFEKVTEDESPGTPIAFN
- a CDS encoding pyruvoyl-dependent arginine decarboxylase, which produces MRSIRVVSGTGTGPTALAAYDAALADAGVHNYNLVRVSSVIPAESRIEVLDTAPDLGPAGNRLTVVEARATTEIEGDDPGTHVGASAGLGWTRDATGRGLFYEASGSNLEAVRERVTEGLSAGRDLREWSFVDERVVTADVATDLDPHRSDAFATAVVVGIYGESEPIL
- the pepF gene encoding oligoendopeptidase F, with the translated sequence MSSVPERSEIDTEYTWDLESLYATDEDWEEAYADVEESLTDLEAYEGRVTEDGETLLATLETREELFRKLANVASYARMRRDEDTRDQEYQALTARSQSLAADASSAASFIEPALQGCDREELDAMAEEVPELAAYDHYFDDVLRMKPHTRSAEIEALLADLGEVTGAASEVYDMLTNADMEFPTVEDSDGDAVEISLSNFTTLQKNPDREFRREVHERFYDEWETVRNSVGTAHRNSVKADVKLANARHYDTAREAALDGANIPTEVYDTLVDTVHDNLDVLHRHADLKRESLGVDELRMWDLYMPMVDSESPEVTYEEAKDHVVEALAPLGEEYQERVVEGLDSRWVDVYENKGKSSGAYSGGTYDSQPYILMNYQDEIGSMYTLAHELGHSMHSELASEAQPYVYGSYEIFVAEVASTVNEALLTHHLLDTVEDEQFRRHVLNEYLERFRSTLARQTMFAEFELKTHELSEAGEALTPDRLDSIYGELKEEFYEPAVVDDRIAREWMRIPHFYRAFYVYQYATGISAAVALAEGIREEGEDAAEPYREFLASGSHGYPIELLRGAGVDMTTADPIEAAFSAYDEALDEFADLT